In Staphylococcus lloydii, the following proteins share a genomic window:
- the aroE gene encoding shikimate dehydrogenase, with protein sequence MKYAVIGSPIDHSLSPVMHNANFKALGLEHDYEALNVDPSNFDSIKEIINEKNLSGFNVTIPHKEHIIPFLDDIDEQSKTVGAVNTVLISDNKWIGYNTDGIGYVEGLKTVYPDLANAYILILGAGGASKGITNELMKHVNPKITVANRTLSRFDNWQMDINKIGLEEAEKALSEFDIIINTTPVGMNNNKDLVINLDNLAPHTLVSDIVYIPFKTPILKAAEGKGNPIQNGLDMFVNQGAESFKIWTDLTPNYEVMKDTVLNHL encoded by the coding sequence ATGAAATATGCAGTAATAGGTAGCCCAATAGATCATTCACTATCTCCAGTAATGCATAATGCCAATTTTAAAGCGCTTGGATTAGAACACGACTATGAGGCCCTAAATGTTGATCCCAGTAATTTTGATTCAATAAAAGAAATCATTAATGAGAAAAACCTCTCAGGTTTTAATGTGACAATTCCACATAAAGAGCATATTATACCTTTTCTCGATGACATAGATGAACAATCAAAAACAGTCGGTGCGGTAAATACAGTTTTAATTAGCGATAATAAGTGGATTGGTTATAACACGGATGGTATTGGTTATGTCGAAGGATTAAAGACAGTATATCCTGACCTAGCAAATGCATATATTTTAATATTAGGTGCAGGTGGTGCAAGTAAAGGTATTACTAATGAATTGATGAAACATGTTAATCCTAAAATTACAGTAGCCAATCGAACACTAAGTAGATTTGATAACTGGCAAATGGATATTAATAAAATCGGTTTAGAAGAAGCTGAAAAAGCATTATCTGAATTTGATATCATAATTAATACAACACCTGTAGGTATGAATAACAATAAAGATTTAGTAATAAATTTGGATAATTTAGCACCACATACATTAGTGAGTGATATCGTTTATATTCCATTTAAAACACCCATTTTAAAAGCAGCCGAAGGAAAAGGAAATCCTATACAAAACGGCTTAGACATGTTCGTGAATCAAGGAGCGGAAAGCTTTAAAATCTGGACAGATTTAACACCAAATTATGAAGTAATGAAGGATACGGTTTTAAACCATTTATAA
- the yhbY gene encoding ribosome assembly RNA-binding protein YhbY: protein MLTGKQKRFLRSKAHNVDPTFQIGKAGVNDNMVDQLVDILENRELIKIHVLQNNFEDKNDLAQEVSQKTNSEIVQVIGSMIVLYKESQDNKTIELP, encoded by the coding sequence ATGTTAACGGGTAAACAAAAGAGATTTTTAAGAAGTAAGGCGCATAATGTAGATCCAACTTTCCAAATTGGTAAAGCTGGCGTTAATGACAATATGGTCGACCAATTAGTAGATATTTTAGAAAACAGAGAATTAATTAAAATTCACGTATTACAAAATAATTTTGAAGACAAAAATGATTTAGCGCAAGAAGTAAGTCAAAAAACGAATAGCGAAATCGTACAAGTTATCGGGTCAATGATTGTTCTTTACAAAGAATCACAAGATAATAAAACAATAGAATTACCATAA
- a CDS encoding nicotinate-nucleotide adenylyltransferase gives MTHSIVIYGGQFNPIHTAHLLVASEVYNLLTPNKFYFMPSHMSPLKSHEDYLDARYRVKMIEKSIEELGFGELCLDEIEREGQSYTYDTIIRIVNNNPNSKIYVVIGTDQYEQLDKWYKIDELMQYITFVIVNRYKKTQEVEDNMIAINIPRMDISSTMIRDRVKNKQSIQILVPQSVEQYIREERLYEN, from the coding sequence ATGACTCATTCTATTGTTATTTATGGTGGCCAATTTAACCCGATACACACTGCACATTTGCTAGTCGCAAGTGAAGTGTATAACTTATTAACACCAAACAAATTTTATTTTATGCCAAGCCATATGTCACCACTAAAATCACATGAAGATTATCTTGATGCACGTTATAGAGTTAAAATGATTGAAAAATCAATTGAAGAACTTGGTTTTGGTGAACTTTGCTTAGATGAAATCGAAAGAGAAGGCCAAAGTTATACGTATGATACTATCATTCGTATTGTTAATAACAATCCAAATAGTAAAATTTACGTCGTTATCGGCACCGACCAGTATGAACAATTAGATAAATGGTACAAAATTGATGAACTAATGCAATATATTACATTTGTCATTGTGAATAGATATAAGAAAACACAAGAGGTAGAAGATAATATGATAGCCATTAATATCCCACGCATGGATATTAGTTCTACAATGATTAGAGACCGTGTTAAAAATAAACAATCTATTCAAATTCTTGTCCCTCAAAGTGTTGAACAATATATTAGAGAGGAACGATTGTATGAAAATTGA
- the yqeK gene encoding bis(5'-nucleosyl)-tetraphosphatase (symmetrical) YqeK: MKIDNAVELVKEKLPEKRFIHSMNVAKTAVKLAEIYDGDAQKAEIAGVLHDYCKYDDLGTMYQIVTQNGLDSDLLSYGSEILHGPVAAVIMNKEYGINDEEVLLAIKNHTTGRAQMTKTEKLVFIADYIEPGRQTPGVEEIRDLAYNQGSLDKTIYEISKRTVLHLISKDINVYDATIACLNYYNYSDERIKDD, encoded by the coding sequence ATGAAAATTGATAATGCTGTTGAGTTAGTTAAAGAAAAGTTACCTGAAAAACGTTTTATACACTCAATGAACGTGGCTAAAACTGCTGTTAAGCTTGCAGAAATATACGATGGTGATGCGCAGAAAGCTGAAATTGCTGGTGTTTTACACGACTATTGTAAATATGATGATTTAGGTACAATGTATCAAATCGTTACTCAAAATGGCTTAGACAGCGATTTATTAAGTTACGGTTCGGAAATATTACACGGGCCAGTAGCGGCTGTTATCATGAATAAAGAGTATGGTATCAACGATGAGGAAGTGTTATTAGCCATCAAAAACCATACTACGGGCCGTGCGCAAATGACTAAAACCGAAAAACTTGTTTTTATTGCGGATTATATAGAACCAGGTCGACAAACCCCTGGCGTTGAAGAAATAAGAGATTTAGCATACAATCAAGGTAGTTTAGATAAAACAATTTATGAAATATCTAAACGCACAGTACTACATTTAATTAGTAAAGATATAAACGTGTATGATGCAACAATTGCTTGCTTAAATTATTACAATTACAGTGATGAAAGAATAAAGGATGATTAA
- the rsfS gene encoding ribosome silencing factor — MNSDQLLKLAIQAAEDKKAEDIISIDMQGISDMTDYFVVCHGNNDRQVQAIAKAVKDAAHEAEIEVKRMEGYNEARWVLIDLANVVIHVFHKDERDYYNIEKLYQDAPIETYRQAVY, encoded by the coding sequence ATGAATTCAGATCAATTATTAAAATTAGCTATTCAAGCTGCGGAAGATAAAAAAGCAGAAGATATTATTTCAATTGATATGCAAGGAATCAGTGATATGACTGATTATTTCGTCGTTTGTCATGGAAATAATGATCGTCAAGTTCAGGCTATAGCCAAAGCAGTAAAAGACGCTGCACATGAAGCTGAAATTGAAGTTAAACGTATGGAAGGATATAACGAAGCGCGTTGGGTATTAATAGATTTAGCAAACGTCGTTATCCATGTTTTCCATAAAGACGAACGCGATTATTATAATATTGAAAAATTATATCAAGACGCACCAATCGAAACTTATAGACAGGCAGTTTATTAA
- a CDS encoding class I SAM-dependent DNA methyltransferase has protein sequence MSQYEGLSLFYDQLTFDQPYESWLKIVEQYAPQHHSLLDIGCGTGNLTTLLTQFDNVTGMDLSVDMLALAANKAHHINWVEGDMTDFTLNSKFDVITIFCDSLNYLADLDDVKATFSNVYQHLEDNGVLMFDVHTTNKFDTLFNNQSYIDETDEVFLGWDAIRGEEPYSVWHEMSFFMKQPNDLYQRFDESHYQRTFTEETYKKALTDIGFTNITTFVDFDTSNHDENGNRLFFIVNK, from the coding sequence ATGTCACAATATGAAGGTTTAAGTTTATTTTATGACCAATTAACTTTTGACCAACCTTATGAGTCTTGGTTGAAAATAGTTGAACAATATGCGCCACAACACCATTCTTTATTAGATATTGGCTGTGGTACAGGAAACTTAACTACTTTATTGACGCAGTTTGATAATGTAACAGGCATGGATTTAAGTGTGGATATGTTAGCTTTAGCAGCCAATAAGGCACATCATATTAATTGGGTTGAAGGAGATATGACTGATTTCACACTAAATTCAAAATTTGATGTGATTACAATTTTTTGTGATTCATTAAATTATTTAGCTGATTTAGATGATGTTAAGGCAACATTCTCAAATGTTTATCAACATTTAGAAGATAACGGTGTATTAATGTTTGATGTGCATACGACAAATAAATTCGACACATTATTTAATAATCAAAGTTATATCGACGAAACTGATGAAGTATTTTTAGGTTGGGATGCTATTAGAGGCGAAGAACCTTATAGTGTGTGGCACGAAATGTCTTTCTTTATGAAACAACCTAATGACTTGTATCAAAGATTCGATGAAAGCCATTACCAAAGAACATTTACCGAAGAAACTTATAAAAAAGCGTTAACAGATATTGGTTTTACTAATATTACTACTTTTGTTGATTTCGATACTTCGAACCATGATGAAAATGGAAATAGATTATTTTTCATAGTAAATAAATAG
- a CDS encoding ComEA family DNA-binding protein has translation MSYWLAQLRSLILKKRNLILISFFVGMAIVILAFSSFGKTDSSHFSKVEMGHQSDNVKDHTFSSAKVNTKIKQPDNIYVDIKGAVKYPNVYQMKSTDRVKQLLEKAQPTDDAELSTVNLAEKLLDQKLVIIPNKNDKVNALNTNLTSAHQMPNKISKSPVNLNTATVDELKTINGIGESKAQAIINYREQHGSFDSIEKLKEVKGIGTKTFEKLQAEFTI, from the coding sequence ATGTCTTATTGGTTAGCACAACTAAGGTCATTAATATTAAAGAAGCGAAATTTAATCCTCATATCTTTCTTTGTAGGTATGGCAATCGTGATATTAGCTTTCTCAAGCTTTGGAAAAACTGATTCATCTCATTTTTCTAAAGTAGAGATGGGGCATCAGAGTGATAATGTTAAAGATCATACATTTAGTTCCGCGAAAGTTAATACTAAAATCAAACAGCCCGATAATATATATGTAGATATTAAAGGCGCAGTTAAATATCCAAATGTTTATCAAATGAAATCAACCGATAGGGTAAAACAACTTTTAGAGAAAGCTCAACCAACTGATGATGCTGAATTATCTACAGTTAACCTTGCCGAGAAATTATTAGATCAAAAATTAGTGATAATACCTAACAAAAATGATAAAGTAAATGCATTAAATACTAATTTAACTTCTGCTCATCAAATGCCAAATAAAATCTCGAAATCACCAGTTAATTTAAATACAGCCACCGTTGATGAACTAAAAACAATCAATGGTATCGGTGAATCTAAAGCACAAGCTATTATTAACTATAGAGAACAACATGGCTCGTTTGATAGTATTGAAAAACTAAAAGAAGTCAAAGGTATAGGTACTAAAACGTTTGAAAAATTACAGGCAGAATTCACAATATAA
- a CDS encoding ComE operon protein 2, with protein sequence MDRIKWDEYFMAQSQLLALRSTCERLSVGATIVKDNRIIAGGYNGSVTGEVHCIDEGCLVEDGHCIRTIHAEMNALLQCAKQGVSTEGATIYVTHFPCLNCTKSIIQAGITTIYYAEDYHNHEYALKLLNQQNIEYKKIPFNPEHVAQYLLNK encoded by the coding sequence ATGGATAGAATTAAATGGGATGAATACTTTATGGCTCAAAGCCAACTATTAGCATTACGTTCAACTTGTGAACGATTATCGGTAGGGGCTACAATTGTAAAAGACAATAGAATAATCGCAGGTGGTTATAATGGCTCTGTTACTGGAGAAGTACATTGTATAGATGAAGGCTGTTTAGTTGAAGATGGACATTGTATTAGAACAATTCATGCAGAGATGAATGCCCTTTTACAATGTGCTAAACAGGGTGTTTCTACAGAAGGCGCAACTATTTATGTTACGCATTTCCCTTGCTTAAACTGCACTAAATCTATTATTCAAGCAGGTATTACAACAATTTACTACGCCGAAGATTATCATAACCATGAATATGCATTAAAATTATTAAATCAACAAAATATTGAATATAAAAAAATTCCATTTAACCCCGAACACGTGGCTCAATATTTATTAAATAAATAG
- a CDS encoding DNA internalization-related competence protein ComEC/Rec2, translating to MYRKKCSWLMIIIVIITPIISFTIFEKHLAQTLQKRTYILQHPNINEYVTFLAVRQSNDNNITGIIQIDNEKYRFYYFSKEPLNIDAISNHLCPVNGSFKTMSSSIFRPLTVTIKHIDSNDCQRTHQTILTIFTNHKYHLYDKIKNSGLQQYDKIIALLFGDVSFLPKNLLDDVKDIGIYHLMAVSGSHIIAIVSMVYFICIRLGLPIPIIKLIICTILPIYACYTDFAPSALRAIATVLTVTLLPRFLLYRALDVLGSTFILISTINPQFVYDIGFQFSFLITLFILLSTPLLIQHNKVIALLLLNVITFLGSFMISSVHFNQIQWIGLISNSLFIPLYTFIFFPLAIFYLFYVHLPIHSQWVPLIVDNLFLFHDNLVKDFMIFKKLRWFVPELNHFEVALFLLIIFIILRAFVLKKVVQTVVLFTLFSLAITYLTRDYTTQLTMFDVGHGDAFLLKTTKNRTVMIDTGGKSKNNKTQYNGTLSKYKILPTLKKKGIKKIDYLIITHPHNDHMGELEFLCRDIVFTNVVINKQSFTKQQQAYINTLAAIHHFKVIDFLSINKIYIDQLFIELLDATIPHADDQNKQSIITLIKYKGYKLLFMGDATTDNEQLLLSKYDLSNIDILKIGHHGSKTSSSESFIKITQPRISLISNGQHNRFQLPDIQVLNNLKIVNSTVYDTAQHGQVTITLNKELAISTEK from the coding sequence ATGTACAGAAAAAAATGTAGTTGGTTAATGATAATCATCGTAATCATCACACCAATAATAAGTTTTACCATTTTTGAAAAGCATCTTGCACAAACATTACAAAAGCGTACTTATATATTACAACATCCAAATATAAACGAATATGTAACGTTTCTCGCTGTTCGCCAATCCAACGATAATAACATTACCGGTATTATCCAAATTGATAATGAAAAATATAGATTTTATTACTTTAGTAAAGAACCATTGAACATAGACGCAATTAGTAATCATCTTTGTCCTGTTAATGGTTCTTTTAAGACTATGAGTTCATCTATATTTCGGCCTTTAACAGTCACTATCAAGCATATCGATAGTAACGACTGTCAGCGTACGCACCAAACGATTTTAACTATATTTACAAATCATAAATATCATTTATACGATAAAATTAAAAATTCAGGCCTTCAACAGTACGACAAGATAATTGCCTTATTATTTGGAGACGTTAGTTTCTTACCTAAAAATCTATTAGATGATGTTAAAGATATAGGAATTTATCATTTAATGGCGGTGAGTGGCTCACATATTATAGCAATCGTATCAATGGTTTATTTTATTTGTATTAGATTGGGTCTGCCAATTCCAATCATAAAGTTAATTATTTGTACTATTCTTCCTATTTACGCATGTTATACAGACTTCGCTCCAAGTGCACTTAGAGCTATTGCAACGGTACTTACAGTCACCTTATTACCTCGCTTTTTATTATATAGAGCACTGGATGTGTTAGGTAGCACATTTATCTTAATCTCTACAATAAATCCTCAATTTGTCTATGATATTGGCTTCCAATTTTCTTTCCTAATAACACTTTTTATCTTACTATCCACGCCATTATTAATTCAGCATAATAAAGTGATTGCGCTGCTATTGTTAAATGTTATAACATTTTTAGGCAGTTTCATGATTAGTAGTGTGCACTTTAATCAAATTCAATGGATTGGTCTCATTTCAAATAGTCTTTTTATCCCGTTATATACTTTTATATTTTTTCCTTTAGCAATATTTTACTTATTTTACGTTCACTTACCAATACATTCTCAATGGGTACCATTAATAGTCGATAATTTATTTTTATTTCATGATAATTTGGTTAAAGATTTTATGATATTTAAGAAACTTCGTTGGTTTGTTCCTGAATTAAATCATTTTGAAGTAGCACTGTTCTTACTAATTATATTTATAATTTTAAGGGCATTTGTTTTGAAGAAAGTTGTACAAACAGTGGTATTGTTTACCTTATTTTCTTTAGCTATTACTTATCTAACTAGAGATTACACCACTCAACTTACTATGTTTGATGTTGGACATGGAGATGCATTCTTACTTAAAACAACAAAAAATAGGACTGTGATGATAGATACAGGGGGCAAATCTAAAAATAATAAAACACAATATAATGGGACTTTATCAAAATATAAGATTTTACCTACGCTAAAGAAAAAAGGTATTAAAAAAATAGATTATCTTATTATTACACATCCTCATAACGATCACATGGGCGAATTAGAATTTTTATGCCGAGACATAGTATTTACCAATGTCGTTATTAATAAACAATCATTTACAAAGCAACAACAAGCATATATAAATACGTTAGCCGCAATTCACCATTTTAAGGTCATTGATTTTCTATCAATAAACAAAATCTATATAGATCAACTTTTTATAGAACTCTTAGACGCTACAATTCCGCATGCAGATGATCAAAATAAGCAGTCTATTATTACTTTAATAAAATATAAAGGCTATAAATTACTATTTATGGGAGATGCGACCACCGATAACGAGCAGTTATTGTTGTCTAAATATGACCTTTCAAATATTGATATTCTAAAAATAGGGCACCATGGTAGTAAAACGAGTAGCAGTGAATCATTTATAAAAATCACTCAACCACGAATTAGTTTAATATCCAACGGTCAACATAACAGATTCCAGTTACCAGACATTCAAGTATTAAACAATTTAAAAATAGTTAATTCAACAGTTTATGACACTGCACAACATGGCCAAGTTACAATTACTTTAAATAAAGAATTAGCAATAAGCACTGAAAAATAA
- the holA gene encoding DNA polymerase III subunit delta, whose product MSENIITIYGEAPELIEKKSNEIIAKYLNEPKDDFNFIKFNLYETDIAPIIEESLTMPLFSDKKVVLVQNAYVFTGEKPPKDINHNVDQLLEFINKYDGESLVIFEVYQSKLDERKKLVKQLKANTKLIKIEQMSEEDIKNWIKQYLHEEYKDIKQDALNLFIELTGVNFNVVKQELGKLILFLGDRPTINRQDISQIVNRSLEQNVFLLTEYIQKNQKEKAVQLVKDLIVMKEEPIKLLALITSNYRLYYQSKILSQKGYSGQQIAKTINVHPYRVKLALNHARQYNIDDLLNIIDSCAETDYKLKSSYMDKELILELFILSL is encoded by the coding sequence ATGAGCGAGAATATTATTACTATATATGGTGAAGCACCTGAACTTATAGAGAAAAAAAGTAATGAAATTATAGCTAAATATCTAAATGAACCCAAAGATGACTTCAATTTTATCAAGTTTAATTTATATGAAACTGATATAGCACCAATAATTGAAGAATCATTAACAATGCCATTATTTTCTGATAAAAAAGTAGTATTAGTACAAAATGCGTATGTTTTTACAGGTGAAAAACCACCTAAAGATATTAATCATAATGTGGATCAATTACTTGAATTTATTAATAAATATGATGGAGAGAGCCTAGTTATTTTTGAAGTTTATCAATCTAAACTTGATGAACGTAAAAAATTAGTTAAACAGCTTAAAGCAAACACCAAACTTATAAAAATTGAACAAATGTCGGAAGAAGATATTAAAAATTGGATTAAACAATACCTTCATGAAGAATATAAAGATATTAAACAGGATGCATTAAATTTATTTATCGAACTGACAGGTGTAAATTTTAATGTAGTAAAACAAGAATTAGGCAAGCTCATATTATTTTTAGGGGATAGACCGACGATAAATAGACAAGACATTTCTCAAATCGTCAATAGAAGTTTAGAGCAAAATGTGTTCTTGTTAACAGAGTATATTCAAAAAAATCAAAAAGAAAAAGCTGTTCAATTGGTTAAAGATTTAATAGTTATGAAGGAAGAACCAATTAAATTACTAGCTTTAATTACGAGCAATTACAGACTATATTATCAAAGTAAAATATTGAGCCAAAAAGGGTACAGTGGTCAACAGATAGCTAAAACAATAAATGTACACCCATATCGAGTTAAATTAGCGCTGAACCATGCTCGCCAATATAATATCGATGATTTATTAAATATTATTGATAGTTGTGCTGAAACGGATTACAAATTAAAGTCTTCTTATATGGATAAAGAACTCATATTAGAATTATTTATCTTATCACTTTAA
- the rpsT gene encoding 30S ribosomal protein S20, with translation MPNIKSAVKRVKTTQSAETQNVTQKSEMRTAVKRAKSAIEANADNKSELVNFAIKKVDKAAQRNLIHSNKADRIKSSLMTAAK, from the coding sequence ATGCCAAACATTAAATCTGCAGTTAAACGTGTTAAAACAACACAATCTGCTGAAACACAAAACGTGACTCAAAAATCAGAAATGCGTACAGCAGTTAAAAGAGCAAAATCAGCAATTGAAGCTAATGCTGATAACAAATCAGAATTAGTAAACTTCGCAATTAAAAAAGTAGATAAAGCTGCGCAACGCAACTTAATCCACTCAAACAAAGCTGATCGCATTAAATCATCATTAATGACAGCTGCTAAATAA
- the lepA gene encoding translation elongation factor 4, whose product MDKQERFNRRKNIRNFSIIAHIDHGKSTLADRILENTKSVETRDMQNQLLDSMDLERERGITIKLNAVRLKYDAKDGETYTFHLIDTPGHVDFTYEVSRSLAACEGAILVVDAAQGIEAQTLANVYLALDNDLELLPVVNKIDLPAAEPERVKQELEDVIGIDQDDVVLASAKSNIGIEEILEQIVETVPPPEGDPEAPLKALIFDSEYDPYRGVISSIRVVEGVVKAGDRIKMMATGKTFEVTEVGINTPKQLPIDELTVGDVGYIIASIKNVDDSRVGDTITHENRPAEKPLKGYKKMNPMVYCGLFPIDNKDYNDLREALEKLQLNDASLEFEPESSQALGFGYRTGFLGMLHMEIIQERIEREFGIDLIATAPSVIYECDLKNGESVSVDNPAQMPERDRIEKIFEPYVKATMMVPNDYVGAVMELCQRKRGNFVNMDYLDDIRVNIVYEIPLAEVVFDFFDQLKSNTKGYASFDYEFIENQESDLVKMDILLNGEKVDALSFIVHKDFAYERGKALVEKLKTLIPRQQFEVPVQAAIGQKIVARTNIKSMGKNVLSKCYGGDISRKRKLLEKQKAGKAKMKAVGNVEIPQDAFLAVLKMDEE is encoded by the coding sequence ATGGATAAACAAGAAAGATTCAATAGACGAAAAAATATTAGAAACTTTTCTATTATCGCACATATCGACCATGGGAAATCTACATTAGCAGATAGAATTCTTGAAAATACAAAATCTGTAGAAACAAGAGATATGCAAAATCAGTTATTAGATTCAATGGACTTAGAAAGAGAACGCGGTATAACGATTAAATTAAATGCTGTACGTTTAAAATATGATGCTAAAGATGGGGAAACATATACATTTCATTTGATTGATACGCCAGGACATGTCGATTTTACATATGAAGTATCTAGATCATTAGCCGCATGTGAAGGTGCAATACTTGTTGTAGATGCAGCACAAGGTATTGAGGCGCAAACGTTAGCTAATGTTTATTTAGCTCTAGATAATGACTTAGAGTTGTTACCAGTAGTAAATAAAATAGACTTACCAGCTGCTGAACCAGAAAGAGTAAAACAGGAATTAGAAGATGTTATCGGCATCGACCAAGATGATGTCGTATTAGCGAGTGCTAAATCAAATATAGGTATCGAAGAAATACTAGAGCAAATTGTGGAAACTGTGCCACCTCCAGAAGGTGACCCTGAAGCACCTTTAAAAGCACTTATTTTTGACTCTGAATATGATCCTTATCGAGGCGTCATTTCATCAATTAGAGTCGTTGAAGGTGTCGTCAAAGCAGGAGATCGCATCAAAATGATGGCAACGGGTAAAACTTTCGAAGTTACAGAAGTAGGTATTAACACACCTAAACAATTGCCTATCGACGAATTAACAGTCGGCGATGTGGGTTACATTATAGCGAGTATTAAAAATGTGGATGACTCACGTGTTGGGGATACGATTACTCACGAAAACCGCCCTGCAGAAAAACCATTAAAAGGTTATAAAAAAATGAATCCAATGGTTTATTGTGGATTATTCCCAATAGATAACAAAGATTATAATGATTTAAGAGAAGCGTTAGAAAAGCTGCAATTAAATGATGCGTCATTAGAATTCGAACCGGAATCATCTCAAGCCTTAGGATTTGGGTATAGAACTGGTTTCTTAGGTATGTTACATATGGAGATTATTCAAGAACGTATCGAAAGAGAATTCGGCATTGATTTAATTGCAACTGCACCTTCAGTAATTTACGAATGTGATTTAAAAAATGGTGAATCTGTATCAGTAGATAACCCAGCGCAAATGCCTGAACGTGATCGTATTGAAAAAATCTTTGAACCTTATGTTAAAGCTACGATGATGGTACCAAATGATTATGTGGGTGCTGTAATGGAATTATGTCAACGTAAGCGTGGTAACTTTGTAAATATGGACTATTTAGACGATATTCGCGTTAATATTGTTTATGAAATTCCATTAGCTGAAGTTGTATTCGACTTCTTCGACCAATTAAAATCAAATACTAAAGGGTACGCTTCATTTGATTATGAATTTATCGAAAACCAAGAAAGTGACTTGGTTAAGATGGATATTTTACTAAATGGCGAAAAGGTAGACGCATTAAGTTTTATTGTACATAAAGATTTTGCATATGAACGAGGCAAAGCTTTAGTAGAAAAATTAAAAACATTAATACCACGACAACAATTCGAAGTGCCTGTGCAAGCAGCAATTGGCCAAAAAATTGTTGCACGTACGAATATTAAATCTATGGGTAAAAACGTGTTATCTAAATGTTATGGTGGCGATATTAGCCGTAAACGTAAATTATTAGAAAAACAAAAAGCAGGTAAAGCTAAAATGAAAGCAGTAGGAAATGTTGAAATTCCTCAAGACGCTTTCTTAGCCGTACTCAAAATGGATGAAGAATAA